The following are encoded in a window of Conger conger chromosome 19, fConCon1.1, whole genome shotgun sequence genomic DNA:
- the si:dkey-42p14.3 gene encoding EF-hand calcium-binding domain-containing protein 10 produces MATPREQEAASYLEKHKIPELMNNLTSMLFFHRPENPREFLITQLALLKASRLRPLDCPCLIDESNLDAVFGILDPVKQGYITLAQYKQALATLGIQDFDECPEGADLSRISQETFKKEAKDGLLKGSSTFKM; encoded by the exons ATGGCGACTCCACGGGAGCAAGAAGCAGCCAGCTatctggaaaaacacaaaatccCAGAACTCATGAACAATTTAACAAGCATGCTCTTTTTTCATAGACCCG AAAACCCACGCGAGTTTCTGATCACACAACTTGCCCTTCTGAAAGCGTCCAGGCTGCGACCACTTGACTGCCCTTGTCTTATCGACGAGTCAAATTTAGACGCAGTCTTCGGGATACTGGATCCAGTTAAGCAGGGATACATCACGCTTGCTCAGTACAAGCAGG CCTTGGCAACCTTGGGCATTCAGGATTTCGACGAGTGTCCCGAAGGTGCGGATTTAAGCCGAATATCCCAGGAAACGTTTAAAAAGGAGGC CAAGGATGGACTCTTAAAAGGCTCATcgacatttaaaatgtga